Part of the Candidatus Hydrogenedentota bacterium genome, CGCGGGCCTACATCGAGACCATCCCGCCGCCCGGCGCTTGACCTGAACGGGCGGCCGGCTGAATTCATGAAAGGGATTGGACACGCGCCATTTCGCGACACCAACATTGGCTCCGGGCGGTCTGTAACGTAATACCCGGGGGAGCGCCGGCCCGGACGGCCATCGTATTGGCGCCATCACGTGCAAGGAGAGAATGGGAGTATGACCAACAGTGTAATTGTCGGCGTCGATCTCGGCGGAACCAACGTAAAGACCGCGATGGTCTCCTGGGACAAGCAGGTCCTCGCGAAGGACTCCCGCCCGACCAACGCCAACGAGGGCCCGGAAGCGGTTTTTGACGCGATTGAATCGAGCGTGCGCGACCTGCTCGGCCAGTCCGACCTGCGCCCGGAAGAGGTCATGGCCGTTGGTATCGGCGCGCCCGGCCCCATGGACTGGCGCACGGGAGTGGTCTACAGCCCCCCCAACCTTCCCGGCTGGGAGAACGTGCCCCTGGCGGAGATCATGCGCGAACGCCTCGGCGTGCCCTGCTATGTCGAGAACGACGCCAACGTCGCCTGTTACGGCGAGTTCTGGCTGGGCGCGGGCCAGGGCACCCAGAACATGGCCCTGCTCACGCTCGGTACCGGCGTGGGCGGCGGCGTGGTCGTATTCGGTATGCTCCTGCGGGGCGAGGACGGGACCGCCGCGGAGCTCGGCCATCTGAAGATCCAGCGCGACGGGCGCCCCTGTGGCTGCGGAAGCCGGGGCTGCCTCGAGCAGTACGGCTCCGTTACCGGCATGGTCCTCACCGCCCGGGAAGGCCTCGAAAGCGGTCGCGAATCCGCGCTGCGCGAAATGTGCGGCGGCGACTTCGACGCCATTACGGGCAAGATGATCAGCGACGCCGCCGCCCGCGGCGACGCGTTCGCCCGCTGGGTCGTCGAAGAGACGGCCACCTGGATCGGCCTCGGCATCTCCAGCATCATCAACTATCAGAATCCCGAGAAAGTCGTGCTCTGCGGCGGCATGATCGCGGCGGGCGATTTGCTGCTCGAACCGGTTCGCCGGGTCGCCCGCGAAAACGCCTTCCCCGTTCCCGCAAAGCGCTGCCAGATCGTTCTGGCCGGTCTGGGTTCCGATTCCGGCGTGCTGGGCGCCGCGGGCTGCGCGCTTTCCCGATTCGAAAGCAATTTCTGACGCCGTGAAGCAGCGCTGCGAAACCCAATCGAAGAAGCCATGATTTTATCGGTTACGCCCAACCCTTGCGTGGATAAGACGGTTTTTCTGGACGAAATGGCTGTGGGCAAGAAGAATGTCGCCCGCCGCGTCACCTGTATCCCCGGCGGCAAGGGCAACAACGTCGCCCGGGTCGTCAAGGCCCTCGGCGGGCAGAGCGCGGCCCTGGTTCTCGTCGGCGGAGCCCCCGGCCAGCACGTGGTCGACATGATAGAGCGCGACGATGGCGTGACCTGCCATCCGGTATGGGTGGCCGAGCAAACGCGCACGATCACGACCGTCCTCGAAGAGACCCCCCACCGCCAGACGCCCCTGTTTGAGCCCGGTCCCCGGGTGACGCCCGCGGAGCGCGACGCCTTCGTGGCGGCAGTTCTGGATCGCCTGCCGGACATCGACGTGCTCACACTCAACGGCACGGTGCCCGACCCGATCCTGGCGGACGCCTACGCCGAAATCATCCCGGAGGCCAACGCGGCCGGCATCTACACCATCCTCGACACCCACGGCCCGGAACTGGCCCTCGGCGTGGCCGCGCGCCCGTTCATGGTCAAGCCCAATGAAAGCGAGGCCGCCGAACTTGTGGGATTTCCGCTGGACAGCGACGAGGCCCGCTGGCGCGCCGTGGCGTACTTTCACGATCACGGGATCCGGCTGGTCGCGCTCTCACTGGGCGCCGAAGGCCTGCTGCTTTCGGATGGACGCGAACGGTTGCGCGTCACGCCGCCCCTGATTGACGAAGTGAACGCCGTGGGCTCCGGCGATGCGCTTGTTGGCGCCATGGCCCTGGGGCTGCTCGAAATGTGGCCGCTTGACCGCCTCGCAACCTGGGGCGCGAGCGCCGGCGCCGTGAACGCCATGCAGTGGGACATCGGCCGCGTCACACGCCCCGAAGTCGAGGCCCTGGCCGGGCGCGTGACCGTAAAGCGCTGCTGATCCGACCCACCTTACGGCGCGGGGGGCGCCTCTTCCGCCGCCTCTTCCGCCGGCGCTTCCGATGGCGTCTCCGCGGCCGTGGGCTCCGATGGCGCGTCCGGCGTTTCGGGTGTCGCAGTCCCCACGGACGCGGCACGGTCCGCGGGCGGCGGGCCGGCGTGCCAGTGGTTGTGGTCCGGATTGAAATGCTGGTTCGTCAACGGATCGTATTGCCACGGCTCGGGGTTGGGGATGTCCGGCGCGGATACCGGAGCCATCCCTTCATGCCCTTCCGCGGGCGGGCGGCCCGAGTGCCAGTGCCGGTGATTCGGGTCCCAGTGCCGGTTCGTCTCCGGATCGTACTGCCACGCGGTCGGCGCGGCTTTTACCGGCTCGGGAGCGAGCCGGATCGGCTCGCTCGGGCGCTGGCGAAGGGCCACCACCGCGGCAAAGCCGCCCACAACCAACACAATAGAAGCGACCCCGGCCAGGATCCAGCGGGTAAACGGATCGCCAGAAGGCGCGGGAGACTCGGCGGGCCCCGGGTTCTCCGGAGCGATAATCTGCTTCTTCTTGCGGGACATGGGTATTCCTGACTCCTGATTCATGTGTGTTTGGCATGGATCCTGTCTGAATTTGCGCGAAAAACCCGTGGTTCTCGCGCCGTCTTGACCGCCGCTCGGAAGTCCATTCAAAACCCGAATACCTTCTCCATGCGCCTCCAAATGCGCGATCAAGCCTCGCTAGCGTATCGATTTCAGGCTCCAGTTGCAAGGAAACGATTCACCTCCATCGGAATTACAGGGTATAATCCAGGTGAGTCGAGCGTTTTTCGCCACCCTCATCCTCTGAAGTCGGAACTTAGAAGGAGTACCCATGCCCCCAGGCTACAACCAGCGCAACTACACCCGAATTCTGGCCGATATGCCCGTCACCTTTGTGGCGCACGGTTCGGTCGAAACCGATGGCGTGCTCGCGGACATTTCCGCCGGCGGGCTTCGCATTGAATCCACCCACCCGCTTCCCGTTGGAACGCTGGTCACATGCAGCTTCTATGGAAGCAACCACACCCTTATCGACGTTCGCGGCGAGGTGTGCGCCGTGGATGGCGTCGGATTCGGCGTCCGGTTGACCGGCTACGACGTGGTATCCTACAGCCATCTCAAGTCCCTGCTCATCAGTCTTGCGGACGACCCGCACGCCGTCGAAAACGAGATCCTGCTGAATCTCGACGTCCTGCCGGAGCCCGACTGATCCGTCCCGTCTTGCTAACCTCGCGCTAACGCGCGGTTTAGCGGCCACGCCGCGCCGTCAAAACTTGCCTTTCTGGCCCGCCAGCCGGTACAATTCCGCGTCCCGTCGTGTTTCCTCCCGCGCCTTTGCCGCCGCCTGATCCCTGCCCCGTGCCGGCCTGGGTCGGGGGAGGAGGGCGGCACGCTACCGAAATCAGGGTTCCGCCAGCGGCGGCCCAGGAGAATACCCCCCGCATGCATTCCATCGACAAGATCCGCAATGTGGCCATCATTGCCCACATCGACCACGGCAAGACCACGCTGATCGACAGTATTTTCGCCGCCACGCACCTGTTCCGCAGCAACGAAGCGGTCGCCGAGCGCGTCATGGATAACAACGAGCTGGAGCGGGAGCGGGGCATCACCATTCGTGCAAAGCACTGCACCGTGACCTGGAAAGACTACCTGATCAACATCGTCGACACGCCCGGCCACGCCGATTTCTCCGGCGAGGTGGAACGCACGCTTTCCATGGTCGATTCCGTGCTCCTCCTCGTGGACGCGAACGAAGGCCCCATGCCGCAGACGCGCTACGTCCTCACCCGCGCACTACGCATGGGGTACCGCCCGGTCGTCATCGTCAACAAGGTCGATCGGCCCCAGGCACAGCCCGACAAGGCCCTCGACAAGACCTTCGATCTCTTCGTGGAACTTGGCGCCACCGATGAACAGTGCGACTTCCCGGTCCTCTACGGCTCCGGCCTGAACGGCTGGCTCGTTCGCGATCTCGAGGACGACGCCCACGAGGGCATGGAAGCGCTTTTCGAGACGATTATCAACGAAGTGCCCGCGCCCAAGGGCGATCCCGAGGGCCCCTTCCTGATGCAGGTGAGTTCCATCGGCTGGAAAGACCACATCGGCCGCACCGGCATGGGGCGCGTGCTCCAGGGCAGCCTGAAGAAGGGCCAGAAGTTACGCCGCGTATCCACCCGCTGGCTGGGCGAAAAACTCGCCCACCACGATGAATTCCACCACCAGCGCGAGTGGGACATCATCGAGGACCAGGTCGAAAAGTGCACCTACCTCTGGGTGACGCGCGGCCTCGAAAGCGAACTGGTCAACACCGTCAGCGCGGGCGATATCGTCACCATCGCCGGCCCGGATGATATCAACATCGGCGACACTCTCTCCGATGTCGACCTGGACCAGGTCCTGCACCCCCTCGAAATCGAAGAACCCACCGTTTCCATGAATTTCATGATGAACAACGGCCCCTTCGCCGGTAAAGACGGCGCCGCGGTCACGCTGCGCCAGATTGCCGCCCGCCTCGAAAAGGAAATGCGCACCAACGTCGCCCTGCGCGTGGAGGAGACCGAGCGCGGCGACGCGCTCAAGGTTTCCGGACGCGGCGAACTCCACCTGGCCATCCTCCTCGAAGAGATGCGCCGCGAGGGAATGGAGCTCTGCGTCTCCCCGCCCGAGGTCATCATTCACCGCGACGAAAACGGCAAGCGCCTCGAACCGATGGAATCCCTGACCGTGGACGTGCCCGGCGAGTTTCAGGGGACCGTTATCGAGAAGTTGGCCCAGCGCAAGGGCGAGCTGATGCACATGCACGTAGAGCCGACCGGCATGGTCCGCCTCGAGTTTAACATCCCCACCCGCGGCCTCATCGGTTACCGCGGCGAGTTCCTGACCGACACCCGCGGCCTCGGCATCATGGCCTCTCGCTTCGAGGGCTACGGCCCCTGGTGCGGCGATGTCGTCACCCGCAAGCGCGGCTCCATGGTCAGTATGGAGACCGGCCAGAGCACGACCTACAGCCTGGAGAACCTCCAGCAGCGCGGCGCCCTCTTCATCGGGCCCATGGAACCGGTTTACGAAGGCATGATCATCGGCGAATACTCGCGCCCCGGCGATATGCCCTGCAAGCCCACCAAGCGCAAGGCCCTCACCAACCACCGCGCCGCCGGCAAGGACCACACGGCCGGTCTCGACGTGCCGAGGGTTCTTACGCTGGACACCGCCCTCGAATGGATCGCGCCCGACGAACTCGCGGAGATTACGCCGAAGTTCGTTCGCGTGCGCAAGGCGGTGCTTAACGAGGAAGAGCGGAAGCGCGATGAGAAACGCCGCCTCGCCTCGGCCTAGCGCGATATAGATTCCCAATGCCAGACGGCGCCTCTGCGGAGGCGCCGTTTTCCATGCCCGCCCGGCGCTTCCTCATTTCCAGGCGGTCCGGTTTTCGTTTGGCCTCTCGCCCTCGAACACCCTGAACCCACTGGGGTCCTATGAGTCCTATCGGGCCCTGTTGGCCCCGCCGTCTCTGTAGTCTCTGTAGTCTCTGTAGTCCCTGAAGTCCCTATAGTCCCTATAGTCTCTGTAGTCTCTGTAGTCTCTGTAGTCTCTGTAGTCTCTGTAGTCTCTGTAGTCTCTGTAGTCCCTGTAGTCCCTGTAGTCCCTGTAGTCCCTGAAGTCCCTGAAGTCCCTGTGCGCTCTCTCGCCGCGCTCACCCACCATACCGTTCCCGCAACATCCCCTCCATCGCCTCCAGCCGATGCCGGTACGTATGCTCGCCGAGAATCCGACGCCGGGCCGATTCCAGGATTTCCCGCCGCGACGCAGGGTGCGCCATGAACCACTGCAACTGCTCCCGCGCCTCGCCGATCGTGCGGTACGTCGCCACCTCGCGCGCCACATCAAAAAGTTCCGCGAGCGAGGCCTGATCGTCCGTCAGCAGGAAACCGCCCGCACCGGGGCAGTCGAAAACACGCTGGTTCACCGCCGACGCCATCTGGATGCTCGTCGTATTCAGGTTCACCGGACATTCCCGGTAGAACGCGGCGAGTTCCGGCCCATACGCAATGCCCGGCCCGCACTGCGCGGTTACCTTCCGCCAACCCTCGTCCCCGCGCGCCACCAGACCCTCCGGGGCCAGCGTCTCGACAAGCGCGTGGCGCAGGCGGCGCGTGCCCTCGATGAAAAAGACCAGTTCCGCGCGCCGCAGCGCCTCGGCATCGAGACCGGCGGCCTCCTCGCCGAGAATGGCCTCCACGCCCCGGGCAAAACCCGCGCGCGTGACCCGCCCCTGGTCGAGCGCCCGGCCAACCCGGGCCGCCAGCACGGGGTCCTGCGCCAGCGCGGCATATTCCCGCGCGCTGTAATCGCGCATCGAATTCCCCACAAAGGCCGGCGCTCCGTCCGGCGCGTCCGCCGGCGGGTGCGAAAACAGCGCGTCATCCAGCGCCAGCGGCAGCACGTGCGCCGCGCCAAAGCCGCAGCGCCTCAGGTAGTCCGCGTACGCCGGCTCCCACGTCAGCGCCACGGCATAGTCCGATCCATAAGTTGTGCGCCCCATGAGGATCGTGCGCGGATCGTCCACGAACCACGTCGCGTGGGGGAGTTCCAGATCCGCCAGAAAGCGCGCCAGCAACCCCTCGGTGTCCATCCCGCTCAAATTCACCGAGAGCACAAAATCCGGCCGCAGATCCACCAGCGCCTGAAAGAAGCCCTGGATCAGCTCGCGCGACATCACGCCCTGCATCGCAACCCGCGCCTTCGCCACCCGCCACCCCAGCCGCGCCGCCGCCGAAGCGCACGCCTGATCCACCCAGTAGTGGCTCTCCAGAATCAGCACCCGAACGGGACGGCGCGCAAACTTCTGATAGCCCATGTGTTCGCGGAGATAGGGGGAGATAGTCAGGCGCGGCGCTTCCATGCGCGCTATCGTAGCAGTAGAACCCGTCGCGCGACAACGGACCCCGCTCTGGCTCTGTGGAATCGCAACCCGCGCCGCCTACCTGCTACAATGCCGCCCGGTCAGCTTCCCTAGGGCAGAGGAGATCCGCGTATGAAAACTTTTGACGAAGACTTTGGTCAGGTCGTCCTGCGGCGGCTGGGCGACGTCCCGGAAAACGCTGCCCCGGCCTGGGGCAAGATGACGCGCGGTCAGGCCATTGGCCATCTCAAAAAAGTCCTCCGCTACACCCTCGGCGGCGGGCCGGATGTCCCCTTCAAGGGCAACGCAAAGACCCGTTACATCTTCAAGCACGTCATCCTGCTCGGCCTCCGCGAAATCCCGCACAACGTCCGCGCCGCCGCCCCCAAAGGCGTCTCGCAGGAGCAGATGTTCGCCGAAACCCCGCTCGAAGACCTCGAAGCCGCCATTCAGGAGTACCTCGCGCGCGCAAAAACCGGCGACCTGCCCCCGCGCATGCACCCCTATTTCGGCATCCTCACCGGGCCCCAGTGGCAGCGATTCCACCGCCTCCACACCATCCATCACCTGAAACAATTCGGCGTCGGCGACGGGCTGTAGGCCGCATTTCTCGTCCTTGTCCCGTCTCCGTTTCCATCCTCCGCTCCTTTCGAGACCAACCATGCACGAAATCTTCCTCATCAGCGTCACCGGCGAGGACCGCCCCGGCCTTACGCACTCCCTCACGAGCGTACTCGCCGCCTACGACGTCACCATCCTCGACATCGGCCAGGCCGTCATCCACAAGATGCTGTCCCTCGGCATGCTCGTGCGTGTGCCGGATTCCGCCGAATCGGCGCCGGTGCTCAAGGAACTGCTCTTCAAGGCCCACGAGATGGGCATCCACGTGCAGTTTGACCCCATTGCGCCGGATGACTATGCGCAATGGGTCGCGCAGCAGGGCAAGCCCCGCCACATCATCACCCTGCTCGGCAACCGCCTCGAAGCTTCGCACATCGCCGCCGTCACGGAATTGCTTGCGGCCC contains:
- a CDS encoding ROK family glucokinase codes for the protein MTNSVIVGVDLGGTNVKTAMVSWDKQVLAKDSRPTNANEGPEAVFDAIESSVRDLLGQSDLRPEEVMAVGIGAPGPMDWRTGVVYSPPNLPGWENVPLAEIMRERLGVPCYVENDANVACYGEFWLGAGQGTQNMALLTLGTGVGGGVVVFGMLLRGEDGTAAELGHLKIQRDGRPCGCGSRGCLEQYGSVTGMVLTAREGLESGRESALREMCGGDFDAITGKMISDAAARGDAFARWVVEETATWIGLGISSIINYQNPEKVVLCGGMIAAGDLLLEPVRRVARENAFPVPAKRCQIVLAGLGSDSGVLGAAGCALSRFESNF
- a CDS encoding 1-phosphofructokinase family hexose kinase is translated as MILSVTPNPCVDKTVFLDEMAVGKKNVARRVTCIPGGKGNNVARVVKALGGQSAALVLVGGAPGQHVVDMIERDDGVTCHPVWVAEQTRTITTVLEETPHRQTPLFEPGPRVTPAERDAFVAAVLDRLPDIDVLTLNGTVPDPILADAYAEIIPEANAAGIYTILDTHGPELALGVAARPFMVKPNESEAAELVGFPLDSDEARWRAVAYFHDHGIRLVALSLGAEGLLLSDGRERLRVTPPLIDEVNAVGSGDALVGAMALGLLEMWPLDRLATWGASAGAVNAMQWDIGRVTRPEVEALAGRVTVKRC
- a CDS encoding PilZ domain-containing protein translates to MPPGYNQRNYTRILADMPVTFVAHGSVETDGVLADISAGGLRIESTHPLPVGTLVTCSFYGSNHTLIDVRGEVCAVDGVGFGVRLTGYDVVSYSHLKSLLISLADDPHAVENEILLNLDVLPEPD
- the typA gene encoding translational GTPase TypA, which gives rise to MHSIDKIRNVAIIAHIDHGKTTLIDSIFAATHLFRSNEAVAERVMDNNELERERGITIRAKHCTVTWKDYLINIVDTPGHADFSGEVERTLSMVDSVLLLVDANEGPMPQTRYVLTRALRMGYRPVVIVNKVDRPQAQPDKALDKTFDLFVELGATDEQCDFPVLYGSGLNGWLVRDLEDDAHEGMEALFETIINEVPAPKGDPEGPFLMQVSSIGWKDHIGRTGMGRVLQGSLKKGQKLRRVSTRWLGEKLAHHDEFHHQREWDIIEDQVEKCTYLWVTRGLESELVNTVSAGDIVTIAGPDDINIGDTLSDVDLDQVLHPLEIEEPTVSMNFMMNNGPFAGKDGAAVTLRQIAARLEKEMRTNVALRVEETERGDALKVSGRGELHLAILLEEMRREGMELCVSPPEVIIHRDENGKRLEPMESLTVDVPGEFQGTVIEKLAQRKGELMHMHVEPTGMVRLEFNIPTRGLIGYRGEFLTDTRGLGIMASRFEGYGPWCGDVVTRKRGSMVSMETGQSTTYSLENLQQRGALFIGPMEPVYEGMIIGEYSRPGDMPCKPTKRKALTNHRAAGKDHTAGLDVPRVLTLDTALEWIAPDELAEITPKFVRVRKAVLNEEERKRDEKRRLASA
- a CDS encoding glycosyltransferase, which translates into the protein MEAPRLTISPYLREHMGYQKFARRPVRVLILESHYWVDQACASAAARLGWRVAKARVAMQGVMSRELIQGFFQALVDLRPDFVLSVNLSGMDTEGLLARFLADLELPHATWFVDDPRTILMGRTTYGSDYAVALTWEPAYADYLRRCGFGAAHVLPLALDDALFSHPPADAPDGAPAFVGNSMRDYSAREYAALAQDPVLAARVGRALDQGRVTRAGFARGVEAILGEEAAGLDAEALRRAELVFFIEGTRRLRHALVETLAPEGLVARGDEGWRKVTAQCGPGIAYGPELAAFYRECPVNLNTTSIQMASAVNQRVFDCPGAGGFLLTDDQASLAELFDVAREVATYRTIGEAREQLQWFMAHPASRREILESARRRILGEHTYRHRLEAMEGMLRERYGG
- a CDS encoding DUF1569 domain-containing protein: MKTFDEDFGQVVLRRLGDVPENAAPAWGKMTRGQAIGHLKKVLRYTLGGGPDVPFKGNAKTRYIFKHVILLGLREIPHNVRAAAPKGVSQEQMFAETPLEDLEAAIQEYLARAKTGDLPPRMHPYFGILTGPQWQRFHRLHTIHHLKQFGVGDGL